The DNA segment CGCGGGCGGCAGCGCAATGTCGAGGGTTGGGTCGCGAAGCGGCGGGCGGGTACGCGTACCGCAGCAGCCGCCGAGGAGGCCGCGTCGGGCTCCTCACCTGTCGGCGAATGAGGCTTGTCTGCGCGGCCCGTCGGGGCCATGCAATGATCACCAGTGTCGTCGGCAGTCGGAGGAGACCATGAGCGGGTTGAAGAAGGTACCGGAGAAGCATTTGATGCTCTTCTCCGGTCAGGCCTATCCGGAGTTGGCCGAGGAGGTCGCCGAACTCCTCGGTTGCGGACTCACCCCGACCCGCTCGGTCTCCTATGCGAACTCCGAGATCTACGTCCGCTTCGAGGAGTCGGTACGCGGCTCCGATGCGTTCGTGATCCAGAGCCACGCTGCGCCGGTGAACGAGGCGATCATGGAACAGTTGATCATGATCGATGCGCTGAAGCGGGCTTCGGCGGATCGGATCACGGTGGTCTCGCCGTTCTATCCCTATGCGCGACAGGACAAGAAGCACGCCGGCCGGGAGCCGATCTCGGCCCGGTTGATCGCCGATCTGTACAAGGCAGCCGGTGCTGACCGGATCATGTCGGTGGACCTGCACGCGGCACAGATCCAGGGATTCTTCGACGGCCCGGTTGATCATCTGTGGGCGCTGCCGGTGCTGTCGGACTATGTGAAGGAGAAGTATGTCGGGGAGGACCTGACGATCGTCTCGCCGGATGCCGGCCGGGTACGGCTGGCCGATATGTGGACCGACAAACTGGATGCGCCGTTGGCGATCATCCACAAGCGCCGGGATCCGAATGTGGCCAACACCGTTGCCGTCTACGAGGTGGTCGGTGAGGTCGAGGGCAAGGTCTGTCTGCTGGTCGACGACATGATCGACACCGCCGGTACGATCTGCCAGGCCGCCGATGCATTGCTGGCCCGAGGAGCGAAGAAGGTGATCGCCGCGGCGACCCATCCGGTGCTCTCCGGCCCGGCCGGTGAGCGGCTCAACAACTCCGCCTTCGAGGAAGTGATCGTCACCAACACCTTGCCGATCCGGACCGATGTGGAGATGGACAAGCTGACGGTGCTGTCGATCGCGCCGCTGATCGCCCGGGCGATCCATGAGGTGTTCGAGGACGGTTCGGTGACCAAGCTGTTCGACGGGCAGTCCTGAGACGTTCGGTGAGCATACGGTCACCGCATCTGGAGCGTTGCAGGGAGTGCGGTCTGGCGCCAGCTCGAGTCCAAGGGGTCGAGCAGTCAGGTGACCGGGAGCAGGCCTCGTTCGGCGAAGACCTTCTTGGCGGTGAATGTCGCGTTCAGGGCACGGGGGAAGCCGCAGTAGACGGCGGTGTGCAGGAGCGCCTCGATGATTTGCTGCGGAGTGAGCCCGATGTTGAGAGCAGCATTGATGTGAACATCGAGCTGGGACTCGCAGCCGCCGAGCGCGGTGAGCATGCCGAGGGTCACGAGCTGCCGGTCACGGGGTTCCAGGCCGGGTCGCGAGTAGATCTCACCGAACCCCCAGGCGACAACCTGGTGGCCCAGTTCTGGGGATATGTCGCCGAGCGCGTCGATGACGTTCGCGCCGGCAGTTCCGTCGATGGCGTCCAGCACCTTCTTCCCGTGCTCGAAGCGCCGCTGTCGTTCGGCACTTTCAGACATCAGTGGTTCCGTTCTGTCGACGTGTCGACGTGTCGACGTGTCGACGTGTCGGCGGGTCGGGTGAGGTCGTTGCGGTAGAGCCGGATCTTTTCGGCCAGCGCCTTCTCGTGGGAGCGCAGGAGGGTGATCTGCTCGCGGAGACCGGCCTGATGTGCTTGGAGTAGTCGCAGGCGGGCCTCCGTCGTCACCGGTCCCTGCTCGCGAAGGGCGGCGTACTCGCGCATCTGCGAGATCGGCATGCCCGTTTCCCTGAGACGCAACAAGAACCTCACCCACTCCACGTCCGCACTCGAGTATCGGCGTTGGTTCCCCGAGTTCCGGGCCACGGGCCGGATCAGCTCAGCACGCTCGTAGAAGCGCAATGTATGTGCTGTCACCCCAGTCGCCTCGGCCATCTGAGCCACCGTGAGACCTGCCTCGTCCTCTGCCACGTCAGCAGGCTAGAAGTTCGAGCACGCTCCAAGTCAAGGTTGAACATGAACACCAAAGTTGGTGCGTCGTCGGGCCGGGTGGGCCCGGCCGCGCCGCCACGATGACGGGAACACCACACTCAGAACCGCGGTGGCTCGGGATCCGCTGCTGGCGGACGGTCGGGCCGTCGTCGGCGCCGCGGGGGTGGCAATGAGGTCGCTCCCGGAATTGTCGGCAGTGGAGTCGAGCCGATCGCGGGTGTGATCGGATCCGTGCCCGCAGGAAAGCTCAGTGGACCGTGTCGCCGGAAGATCTCACCGGACGGGCTGACCCACTCGAAGTCGGTGCTGCCGGTGCGCCGGTACCGCCAACCGTGGAACGTCTTCAGCCGGTGATGCCGTCGACACAGTGGTGCCAGGTTGTCGGTGATGGTCGGCCCGCCTGCGTTGAAGACAACGATGTGGTCGAGGTCGCACTTCGCCGATGGGCGACTGCACCAGGGGAAGATGCAGGTCGGGTGGGTGAGTCTGACCTGTTCGCGGATCCGTGCGGTCGGTACGTAGGAGTCGGTCACCGCGGGTTGGTTCAGATCGATCACTGGTCGTACGGTCACGGTGACTCCGGGGGATCCACACCAACGGCGGATCTGTTCGGCAGTGATCACGGCGCCTGTGGAGGCGACCATCCCCAGTTGATCATCGGTCTGGCCAGTCACGGAATCGAGCTGGGTGACCAACTGCAAGTCGATCAATCGCGGCGCCGGCATCGACGCCTCGATCGATTGGGGATGTGCGTCCGATGAGGACCCGGGGAGCGCATATCGTCGCCGGAGTCAACAGGAACCGCGTCGCCGGATCGATCCACGACCGTCGAGTGTCTCGCGGGTGTGGACGGCTGAGTGCCTGGCGTTGGCGGCAGGGACGCCGACGTCGGTGCCGGTGTCCCCGCAGACGCAGCCTCTGGTGTCACACCTCCGGCCGCGGGCAAGGGTGTCTGCCGGCGAGCCAGCTCGCCCAGGGCGAGAGCGCGACGGGCATTGAGACCCTCGGCGGAACCCCAGGCCTTCTGCTGAGCGGCACCGTACTGCAGGGCCTTCTCCAGGTCGGCGCCATCGACAGCGTCGAGGATTGCGCTGACCTCGGCAACTGCGTTGACGCGGGTGTCACCGGTCCGGATCGTCACATGGCGCTCGTCGAACACCTCGCTGTCGGCGCGCTCTCCGGTGACGCGTCGTGCTGCCTCGACCGTCCGTTCGAGCTGACTGACGCAGACACGGCCGGCAAAGGTGACCAGCTGGCGATCGACCCAGGCGGCGGCGCCATGGCTGAGCGTCATCGTCCGGGCGGCGACCCGCCGAGCATGATCGGCCGACAGATCAAGTCGGGTGACGCGCTCCCAGAGCAAGGGAAGTCGGTGCCGGAGCTCGAGCGCCTCGGCCAGCAAACGCTCACCCCCAGCAGTGCTCAACCCGAGCAGTGCGGCGAACTCGGCGACGGATCCCGGCTCCACCTCAGGAGTGCCCTCGCCGGCGAAACGAGAAACCGTCTCCACACCGGACGGGTTGGTCAGGTCACCGAGCCACGGGTGGGAATCGGCCCAGTGGCAGGCTGCCTGAAGTTGATCACGCTGAGCAGCTCGAAGACGCAACATCACCGCACGCAACTCTGCATGCTCGGCGACGATGTGGTCCGCTGTCATGGAATCAATCTAACTGCCAGGTCTGACACTCGGGGTTGCTCAAATCTGTTGTCCACAGGTGGATTGCGGAGTTCCTCCTGTTCGAGGTGTTAGCATGCTGACCGGTGTGATCACGGTCGATGGGGCCCGTGTCTGCGGTGGTCGTGGTGAGCGCGACTGTTGGGAAGGTGATACTGGGCGTCGGGTGCTTCGTCGCGGGTGGAGCTTTGGGGTCTTCGTGGACGGGCCCGGCTCCTCTGGTCGGGTCTGCGACCGGGAATCACCGACCGCATCGCCGCCCGAGGACGAGAGTTCCGTCGCAGGCTCCGGTCCTCTCGCCCTTTTACGCCCACCACACCTGCGATGCGGTCGGAGATTCCCGGTTCAGCGGTGCCGATCCACTGTTGGCGGGGTCGATCCCCGGTTCGCGGTTCGCGGTTCGATTCCCGCGGTTGGCGGGGGCGATCTCCGGTTCGCTGTTGGCGGGTCCGATTCCCACTGTTGGCGGGGTCGATCCCCGGTTCGCTGTTGGCGGGTCCGATACCCGCGGTGGCGGGGTCGATTTCCGGTTCCGATTCGCGATCCCCGGTCCGGGTGCGGAATCGGGGATGGGCCCGGGGTGGCTTGCGCAGTTCAGGTGCCGGGTGAGCAGGGTGCTCGGGTGTTCCCGTGCTGCCCTTCCGGTCCGAGGCCGGCCGAGCGTGGGACGGTCTCATCCGTACTTGCTCCCCGCGTGATTCCTCAGCCGTTCGTCGAAGCTCAACTGGGATTTGGGGTCGGACCCACGCGACCATCCGGGAAACTCGGCCACGACGGCCGCGCCTCAGTCGAGGACGGACCTCGCCACGCGCTGCACGCCCTCGCCCAGGACGATCGTGTAGTGGTTGACGTCGCCGACCTCGGTGATCCGGACCTCCGGAAGTGTGGTCGCCCAGGCATCGAGATAGCCCGGTGGGTACAGCGGCGACTTGTCCAGCAAACCGTGCGGTGCCCGTAGCACCTCGGCGCGGTGCTGCAAGCGAGCACTGACCTGTTCATTCGCCCCGCCGACGAACAACTCGGCGAAATCGGCCAACATCGCCTCGGACGAGGTACGCGCATGCAGGTGCGGCGGCTCGCCGGTCAGGTCATAGGCCGCGTAGGCCTCGACCGCCGGGCTCCAGTGATCACGCAGCGCCGGATGCTCCCGAAACTGCGCGACGTACTCCTCCCGGCTGGTGAAGGTACGGGACAACCGATGCGCGGCCGGACCGAGGGCAGCATGAGCCACCTCGTCCAGCGGCGTGTGCGCCATACCCGGTGGTTTCGGCAGCGGGGCGCCACCGTCGACGAGTACCAACCGCTCGACCAGCTCGGGGTACTGCACCGCCAGGGTGATCGCCACGAAGGCACCCATCGAATGCCCCACCACCACGACCGGGCGATCGGTGGTCTGCCGCAGCGCCAGCGCACAATCGGCGGCATGGCGTTCCATCCCGAACGGACCCGGCAGATCACTGCTGGCACCACGGCCCCGCAGATCCGGCGTCAGCATCGGGGTGTCGGGCAGCGCCTGGTGCAGACCGGCCCAAGCCAGATGGTTGCCCGTGATGCCATGGATGGCGAGCACCTCCGGGACGCCGGTCCCGAACTGGAAGCAGGACAGATCCCCGTCACCGGTGGGAACGGTCACTGGCGTCGTCGCGGGAACCTCGGTCGAGGTCGGGTCGGTGCTGTCGGTCATTGCTGGCCTTTCCGCCGGGACTCCAATTCTGTCCCGACTTGGCGGGCAGTCAAGGACCCGCCCTGTCGGTACGGGCCGGCCGCTTCGGCCACCGCCGCAACTGCGCCTTCGTGACCTGCCGCCGAGCAGCCAACGTGAGCTCCATCCCCGATGCTCCCTCACGCGGGCACTTGCGGATGAGGCAACGAACCCACCCACGCGGGCATCTTCAATGAGTCAACGCGGCAACTTCCCAGATCGGGCACGAGAACGTATCATTGCCGGGTTGCCATGGCGAGGGAGTGAGAGCTCCGTGATCGACAGGGCCCGGGTCCGTACCCGGCCGGCAGAGCAATCTGCGTTCATCCTCGCCGTCATCGACAGGTTGGAGGACCACACAATGGCTGACATCATCACTCTCAACGCCGAAGCGCGGGACGCGTTCGGCAAGGGCGCTGCCCGCCGTATCCGCCGCGCCGACAAGGTTCCGGCGGTCATCTACGGACACGGCATGGATCCGGTCCACATCACCTTGCCGGGTCACGAGACCCTGCTGGCGCTGCGCAACTCGAACGCCCTGCTGACCATCGAGCTCAGCGGCTCCGAAAGCCAGCTCGCCCTGCCCAAGCAGGTGCAGCGCGACCCGATCAAGGGCACCATCGAGCATGTCGACCTGATCGCGGTGAAGCGCGGTGAGAAGGTCACCGTGGAGGTGCCGCTCACCGTCACCGGTGAGGCCGCCCCGGACACCGTGGTGATGCTGGACCTGCAGACCATCGGTCTGGAGGTGCTGGCCACCAATATCCCCGAGGAGATCGAGATCTCGGTCGAGGGTCTCGAGGCCGGTACGCAGATCCTGGCCGAGCAGCTCAAGCTGCCGGAGGGTGCAGAACTCGCCGGACACGAGGCGGACTCGCTGATCGTCAACGTGACCAATGCCCCGACCCAGGCCGAGCTGGACGCCGAGCTGGCCGAGGCCGAGGCCGAGGCCGGCATCGAGCCGACCCTGGACGAGGACGCCGAGGCTGCCGAGGGCCAGGAGCCCGGTGACGGCGAATCCGAGGGTGACTCGCAGGAGTGAGCAGTTCCGCGCCGTGGCTGGTCGTCGGGCTCGGCAACCCCGGGCCCGGCTATGCCGGCAATCGGCACAATGTCGGCTTCTTCGTCGCCGACGCCTTGGCATCCCGCGCCGGAGTGAAGTTCACCGCTCCGCGCGGGATGCGCGCCGAGGTCGCCGAGACCCGGCTGACCGCAGCCGGGATCGGTGGCATCGGCACACCGGCACAGCGGCTGGTGCTGGTGAAACCGCGTACCTACATGAACGACTCCGGTCTCGCGGTACGCAAACTGGCCGCCTTCCACAAGGTCCCGGCCGAACAGGTGATCGTGATCCACGACGAACTGGACCTCGACCTGGGCCGGATCCGGGTCAAGCTCGGTGGCGGTGACAACGGGCACAACGGACTGAAGTCGATCCGGGCCCATCTCGGCACCGGTGACTTCCCGCGGATCCGGTTCGGCATCGGACGTCCGCCGGGCCGGATGGAGGTCCAGGCCTGGGTGCTGTCGGACTTCCGCCCCGCCGACCGGGCCGAGGTCGAGTTGCAGACCGAGAACTGTGCCGATGCGGTCGAGGTGTTGGTCAACGACGGCCTGTCGGCCGCGCAGAACCGCTTCAACTCCTGACCGGCTGCACGTACCCGCCGAGACAGGGCAGCGTAGGCTGAGTCATCCCGATGCCGAACGCTTCGGGTGTGCGAAGGAGTGGTGGAACGGTGGAACTGAAACTCGGGTACAAGGCCTCGGCCGAACAGTTCGCGCCACGCGAGCTGGTCGAGCTCGCGGTCCGCGCCGAAGCCAGTGGGATGGACTCGGCCACGGTCAGCGACCACTTCCAGCCGTGGCGGCACAAGGGTGGCCACGCCCCGTTCTCCCTGGCCTGGATGACCGCGGTGGGTGAGCGTACCGAGCGGCTGCAGTTGGGGACCTCGGTACTCACCCCGACCTTCCGGTACAACCCGGCGGTGATCGCCCAGGCCTTCGCCACCATGGCCTGTCTGTATCCGGACCGGATCTTCCTCGGCGTCGGTACCGGTGAGGCACTGAACGAGATCGCCACCGGTTTCGACGGTGAATGGCCCGAGTTCAAGGAGCGCTTCGCCCGGCTCCGGGAGGCCGTGAAGCTGATGCGTGAGCTCTGGCAGGGCGATCGGGTCGACTTCGACGGTGAGTACTACAAGCTGAAGGGTGCCTCGATCTACGACGTACCCGAGGGCGGCGTCCCGATCTACATCGCTGCCGGCGGACCGATGGTCGCGCGCTATGCCGGTCGGGCCGGTGACGGATTCATCTGCACCTCCGGCAAGGGAATGGAGCTCTACACCGAGAAGCTGATCCCGAGCGTCGTCGAGGGCGCGGAGAAGGTCGGCCGGGATCCGTCCACGATCGACAAGATGATCGAGATCAAGATCTCCTACGACACCGATCCCGAGCTCGCACTGGAGAACACCCGGTTCTGGGCGCCGTTGTCGCTGAGCGCCGAGCAGAAGCATTCGATCAACGACCCGATCGAGATGGAGGAGGCCGCCGACGCGCTGCCGATCGAGCAGGTGGCGAAGCGATGGATCGTGGCCTCCGATCCCGATCAGGCCGTCGAACAGGTCAAGGCCTATGTCGATGCCGGATTGAACCATCTGGTCTTCCACGCCCCGGGTCATGATCAACGCCGGTTCCTCGACCTGTTCTCCCGCGATCTCGAACCGCGGTTGCGCAAGCTCGGCTGACTCGTGGTGGGCCCGGAGCCACTGCGGATCGGTGAGGTCGCCCGTCGCAGCGGTCTGAGCGTGCGGGCGCTGCGGCACTACGACGACCTCGGGCTGCTGGTGCCCAGTGAACGGACCTGGGGTGATCACCGGCTGTACTCCGCAGAGGACCTTCGACGGCTGCTGTCGATCCAGAACCTGAAGTCGATCGGGTTGTCGCTGCCCGAGATCCAGGCTGCGCTGGACGAACCGGGGTTCTCGGCCGCCGAAGCCCTCACCGAGCACCTGCACGCGGTCGACGAGCAGATCACCCGGTTGCAGGCACTGCGACAGCGTCTGACCGAGCTGCAGGGGACGGCCGACAAGAACTGGTCACAGGTGTTGGACACGATCGAACTGTCCGAACGGCTGAACCGCGCCGAAGTCCATCAGCGGATCAGCGCCGCACTGGACACGCACCTGCCCGAGGACGTGCCGGTGCTCGCCCAGCACCTGGTCAGCGACCCCGATCCCGGGGTACGAGAGGTGCTGTCCTGGGCGCTGGCGCAACACCCCGAGCGGGCACTGCCGGAACTGGTCGCTCGGATCGATGATCATGATCCTGCGGTACGTCGGCAGGTCGCCCACACCCTGGGCAAACTGGCAGGCCCCCAAGTGGTGCCCGGATTGCAGCAGCTGTTCGCCGATGCCGACCCGCAGGTGGTCGCCAGTGCGGCATTCGGCCTCGGCCGGACCGGTGACCAGCGGGCGCTCGACACCTTGGTCGATGCCCTGGGTGCCGAGCCGGCCGAAGTCATCTCGACCGCGATAGCCGACTTCGGCCCACCTGCGTTGGAGCCGGTGGCGCAGCGGCTGTCCGATCCCGACCCGGGGGTGCGGGAACGGGCCGCCGAGATCCTCGGACTGATCGGCGATCCTGCGGCAGCCGCGCCGTTGTCCACCGCCGCCGGTGATGCTCAGCTGCAGGTACGCTTCGCCGCCGTGCTGGCGCTCGGGCAACTGCCCGGGACCCAGGCGATGGCGGCGATCGAACGGGCTGCCCGAAGCGGCGATGATCAACTCCGGCTGCTGGCGGGGCGCCTGCTGGCCGACCGGCAACCCCCGCACGACAGCACCGGGGGAGCCGGCCGGACCGCAGATCGGGCGCCGCGCGCACGCTCCGACGATGACCCGACGCCATGATCAGCCGGAGTGTGCACGACCCAACTCCAGGCGTACCCAGTCGGTCACCTCGACTCCGGTGCCCCGGAAGTGGTCGGCGATCCGGAGCCCGAGTTCGCTGACCGAGGGCTGTTCCAGCAACACGGTCTGCTGCAGGTAGCGAACCACTGCCGAGTCCAGTCGGCGCTGCGGCACGTCGATGCCGCCGAGGTCCGTCTCGGCCCGCCTGCGTACCCGGTCGGTGGTCTCGGTCGGCACCTCGGCCGCGGTCGTCCACCGCGGGTCGGCTTCGGCCACCTGCCGTGCGGTGATCATCGCCAGGACGTCACGGCGTTCCGGCGTACCACCGGTCACCGACGCCAGGGCGGCCACCCGATGGGTCGGACCGGGACCGAGCAGATGAGTTGCGGTGTGCCCGGGCAGTCGCAGCACCCGGCCGAGTCGGACCGGTTCGCCGGCGGCCTCGGCCAGGTCGGCGATCGCCGTGCGAACCGGCCGGCCGCCGACCTCGCCGGCGAGCAGCATTTCGGGATCGATCTCTCCCCGGGAGTCCGGCGTACCGTCGCCGGCCAGCGCCGCGAGTTGTCCGGCGAGGCCGACGAACGCCTGTGAGGTCGCTGTCAGGTCGCTGGTCGTCAGCAGTTCCACCAGCACCCCCGGGCCGGCGGCGATCGTCCCGTGTGCCAGTGGCGCGACCTCGACCGGGCGCAGCGATCCCAGTGCAGCGACTCGGTCTCCGTGATGATTCCGCATCGCCGTCCTGGCCTGCAGCCGGGTGGCTCCGGTCCGTTCGGTCAGATAGGTCAGGTCGTCGATCTGCTCACCGCGTTTGTCCAGCAGTCGCCGGGCGAGGTCGGCGAGCAGCGCATCGCTTGCCCCGCTCATGGTCTGCAGCGCCCGTTCGGCCCAGGTCGACGGCAGCCGGCCCAAGGCGTTCAGGGCAGCGAAACGTACCTCGGCGTCGGCCTGATCGTCCTCAGCCGCCTCGGCCAGGGCCAGGGTCGCCGGATCGGCTGCCGGCGTGCCCAGATAGGCCAAGGTGTCGGCGGCGTGGACCCGCGACGCGACCGCTCCCGGGGAACGTACCGCCACCGCAAGCGCATCCACACCAGCGCGCCCCAATGCGCTGAACGCACTCGACATGGTGTTGCGCAACTCCTCCTCGCCCCGGCCCAGGGCGCCGATCAGCACCGGGATCACCGCTGGATTCCGGGTCTGCCCGGCAGCCCAGCACGCCCGCGCGGCCACCAACGGGTGTGCGTCGGCGACCAGTTCCACCACGAACTCGGCATCGGTGGCGCGGCCCCATTTCGAGAGCACGTGCAGGGCCTGCATCCGGGCCAGCCAATGCTCACTGCGCAAGGCGTCATGAAGGTACGGCGTGGCCTCCTCGGGCATCCGCCCGAGGGCCCAGGTGAGGGTCTCCCGGATCGCGAACTCCGGCTCGGTGCCCATGGCCTGTACGAGCGCTGCGGCGACCTCGTCGCCGGGGGACTCGGCCAGTTCCAATACCGCCTGGATGCGGACGTCGGGGTCGAGGTCTTCGATCATCGAGCGCTGCAGGGCGCTCGGCGCAGTGGTGGTGGACATGGCTCAAGGCTCGACCCTCACGCTGCGAGAGGTTCAAATCGGGACCCGGATCAGTCCCGTTCCCAGAGCTTCTCCTCGATTCTTCCGAGCAGGGCCACCGTGGTGGACAGCTCGGCATCGTCGGCGATCAGCGACAACAACAGTGCCGAGCGTTCGGCGCGTACCCGCTCGATCGTGTCCCGCGCGCGGTCGGTGAGTGACACCTCGATCACCCGGCGATCCTGTTCGGACCGGGTCCGCCGGACCAGGCCGAGTTCGGTCAGGGCACGCAGGGCGGCGCTGGTGTTGCTGCTCTTCAGCCCCAGTTGCCGTCCGAGCTCGGAGGGGCTGATCGCGTCGCGTTGGTCGATGTGGCGCAGCACCAGCACCTCCAACGGGCTCAGCGAGACGATCTCCGGATCGGTGAAGGGCAGATCGGCGATCCGCCGGGCAAGACTGACGATCAGCGCCGCCAGATCGGCAGCCTGTTCCTGGCGTTCATCCACGGTGACTCCTCCCGGTTGCTATCGTCTCATAGCTATGTAAACATAGCTATGACTTCATAGGAAAGCAGGTAGGATGAGCACACCAGACACAGCGACAGCGACGAAGGAGTCGACCACCCTCGGGGCCAGATGGCTGATACCACTGGCCCTGTTGACTGCGCTCGCACCGTTCGGCACCGACCTGTATCTGGCGGCATTCCCGACCATGGTCGACGACCTGTCCACCACCGAGTCGGGTATCCAGTTGTCATTGACCTCGTTCCTCATCGGCGCCGGTGTGGGGCAGCTGATCTTCGGACCGATCTCGGACCGCATCGGCCGGATGCGCCCGCTGGTGATCGGCCTGGTGATCGCCGTCGCGGCAGGCGTCGCCGTGGCGCTCGCGCCGACCATCACGGTGCTGGTGATCGCCCGCCTGGTACAGGGAATCTGTTCGGCTGCAGGCATGGTGATCGGCCGGGCGATGATCTCCGACCTGGCCGTCGGTGATGCCGCTGCCCGCGCGCTCAGCCTGTTGATGCTGGTCGGCGGCGTGGCCCCGGTGATCGCGCCCCTGCTCGGCAGTCTGCTGGTCGAGCCGCTCGGCTGGCGGGGCCTGATGTGGATCGTCGCCGCCCTCTGCCTGGTCGCCCTGATCGGCACCACACAACTGCGCGAGACCCTGCCGGCCGAACGCCGCGGGGGCGCCGCGACACCCTTCCATCCCTCGATGCTGTGGTCGCGGTCCTATGTCGGCAACACCCTCGGGTTCGCCTTCGGCTTCGCCACCATGATGGCCTACATCTCGGCCTCCTCCTTCCTCTACCAGGACCTGATGGGCCTCAGTACCTGGCAGTACGGTCTCGCCTTCGGCATCAATGCGCTCGGCCTGATGCTCAGCAGCGGGATCTCCGCCCGGCTGGCCGACTCGGTGGGCCCGCGCCGACTCGCCCGGATCGGGCTGTCGGTGAACGCAACCGCCATCGTGGCCATCACCGCGATCGCCCTGAGTGGCCTCGATCCGCTGTGGCTGGTGGTGCCGATCTTCTTCGCCGTCGCACCCCTCGGTCTGGTCTTCGGCAATGTCACCGCCCTGGCCCTGAGCACGGTACGGGAGGCCTCCGGCACCGGATCGGCACTGCTCGGTGCACTGCAGTTCGGCCTCGCCGGCCTGGTCGCTCCGCTGGTCAGTCTCGGCGGGGAGGGCACTGCACTGCCGATGGCGCTGACGATGCTGGTGGCGACGGTGATCGCGAACCTCGCGTTCACGCTCGGCAATCGGCGACCCGCGGGAGTCGACCGGAGCGAACCGGCGGAAAAGGACCCTTCGTCGACGCGCTAGTGTGGATCGGGTGAGCCTGTCTGCTCTCGTCTCCCGGATCGCGTCCGACCCCGTCCTCTCCGAGGTGGTCGATGACGCCCGTCGGCGTACCGTCAATGCCTTCGACCTGACCGGCCCGCCGGCGCTGCGCCCGTTCGTCGTGGCGGCCCTGGCGCAGGTGGCGCCGGTGCTGCTGGTCACCTCGACCTACCGTGAGGCGGAGAACGTCACCGCCGTTCTCGGCAGCATCCTCGACCCCGACGATGTCGCCTACTACCCGGCCTGGGAAACCCTGCCGCATGAGCGGCTGAGCCCCCGCTCGGACACCGTCGGACGGCGGTTGTCGGTGCTGCGCCGGTTCGCCGGTACCGATGAACAACCGCCGCCGAAGGTGGTCATCGCCCCCGTCCGCTCGCTGCTGCAACCGCAGGTCAAGGGTCTGGGACAGATGCGGCCGGTCCGGGTCGAGGCCGGATCCGAACACGACCCCGAGGAACTGGCCCGCGATCTGGTCG comes from the Naumannella halotolerans genome and includes:
- a CDS encoding HEAT repeat domain-containing protein; amino-acid sequence: MVGPEPLRIGEVARRSGLSVRALRHYDDLGLLVPSERTWGDHRLYSAEDLRRLLSIQNLKSIGLSLPEIQAALDEPGFSAAEALTEHLHAVDEQITRLQALRQRLTELQGTADKNWSQVLDTIELSERLNRAEVHQRISAALDTHLPEDVPVLAQHLVSDPDPGVREVLSWALAQHPERALPELVARIDDHDPAVRRQVAHTLGKLAGPQVVPGLQQLFADADPQVVASAAFGLGRTGDQRALDTLVDALGAEPAEVISTAIADFGPPALEPVAQRLSDPDPGVRERAAEILGLIGDPAAAAPLSTAAGDAQLQVRFAAVLALGQLPGTQAMAAIERAARSGDDQLRLLAGRLLADRQPPHDSTGGAGRTADRAPRARSDDDPTP
- a CDS encoding MarR family winged helix-turn-helix transcriptional regulator, whose product is MDERQEQAADLAALIVSLARRIADLPFTDPEIVSLSPLEVLVLRHIDQRDAISPSELGRQLGLKSSNTSAALRALTELGLVRRTRSEQDRRVIEVSLTDRARDTIERVRAERSALLLSLIADDAELSTTVALLGRIEEKLWERD
- a CDS encoding multidrug effflux MFS transporter, with protein sequence MSTPDTATATKESTTLGARWLIPLALLTALAPFGTDLYLAAFPTMVDDLSTTESGIQLSLTSFLIGAGVGQLIFGPISDRIGRMRPLVIGLVIAVAAGVAVALAPTITVLVIARLVQGICSAAGMVIGRAMISDLAVGDAAARALSLLMLVGGVAPVIAPLLGSLLVEPLGWRGLMWIVAALCLVALIGTTQLRETLPAERRGGAATPFHPSMLWSRSYVGNTLGFAFGFATMMAYISASSFLYQDLMGLSTWQYGLAFGINALGLMLSSGISARLADSVGPRRLARIGLSVNATAIVAITAIALSGLDPLWLVVPIFFAVAPLGLVFGNVTALALSTVREASGTGSALLGALQFGLAGLVAPLVSLGGEGTALPMALTMLVATVIANLAFTLGNRRPAGVDRSEPAEKDPSSTR
- a CDS encoding HEAT repeat domain-containing protein, with product MSTTTAPSALQRSMIEDLDPDVRIQAVLELAESPGDEVAAALVQAMGTEPEFAIRETLTWALGRMPEEATPYLHDALRSEHWLARMQALHVLSKWGRATDAEFVVELVADAHPLVAARACWAAGQTRNPAVIPVLIGALGRGEEELRNTMSSAFSALGRAGVDALAVAVRSPGAVASRVHAADTLAYLGTPAADPATLALAEAAEDDQADAEVRFAALNALGRLPSTWAERALQTMSGASDALLADLARRLLDKRGEQIDDLTYLTERTGATRLQARTAMRNHHGDRVAALGSLRPVEVAPLAHGTIAAGPGVLVELLTTSDLTATSQAFVGLAGQLAALAGDGTPDSRGEIDPEMLLAGEVGGRPVRTAIADLAEAAGEPVRLGRVLRLPGHTATHLLGPGPTHRVAALASVTGGTPERRDVLAMITARQVAEADPRWTTAAEVPTETTDRVRRRAETDLGGIDVPQRRLDSAVVRYLQQTVLLEQPSVSELGLRIADHFRGTGVEVTDWVRLELGRAHSG